In Candidatus Cloacimonadota bacterium, the sequence ACAAAATGCCTTGCCCGCTCTTTATTCCAAAGTTCAACGTCTATAACTGTCATTAAAATCAATAGATTGCCCAACAAACGGATGAACTCTGACTGAAAAAGCCTGGCCGTTTTTTGTTTTCTACAAAATTTGTTGTTTATCGATCTTTCTTCGCTTTTTAGCCATATTTTGTTTGCTTTTTCATCAAGTTATCCTTGGCGTTCGGCTTCACTGTAAATTTTTTTTGAAAGTTATAAATTGGAGAGGGCGACGTGAACGATATCTCTAAAAATCAAATCGTTGAGGCTCAAATTAGGGAATGTTATGGTCGTGTTGTTTGGACTCATAAAACCCATGAAAAGTGCTCCGATATTCTTGAAAAGAGAAATAGCAGAATAAAATTA encodes:
- a CDS encoding SLATT domain-containing protein, which codes for MNDISKNQIVEAQIRECYGRVVWTHKTHEKCSDILEKRNSRIKLSQIILSALTTTGIFVAIFGDKTWVGIISAIISTILLILNAYTKK